From a region of the Acidobacteriota bacterium genome:
- a CDS encoding aminotransferase class III-fold pyridoxal phosphate-dependent enzyme has product MSRGEGVFLFDDAGTRYLDFSGSAAVNFVGHGDANIARAMAEQAARLEFAHTSQFTTPVAEEFARELLDFAGEGFRGGCVYFTSGGSEAVESALKLARQYQVEIGQGRRAAILSRKQAYHGATLGALAVSGNRRRREMYLPMVRTFEQVAIPYCYRCAYACADGCVACGQRYADELAGLLARSGNEAAAFIFEPVSGATLGAAVPPAGYLKAVAETCARHGVLTIADEVMTGMGRTGRNFAVEHWGADLRPDILVTAKGIASGYAPLGAVLVTRKVVDAIARGSGAFVHGLTYNAHPVALAAGRAVLGRIRNERLVHAADSAEVQTAGAVMKSELQRLAEHASVGDVRGIGLLWGVEFVADKKTKQAFAVEKQFAGQVAAAAFRRGLLVYPMQGCVDGLAGDHLLLAPPAVISNEQIAWAVGQLSDAVVETEKMGS; this is encoded by the coding sequence GTGAGCCGCGGCGAAGGCGTCTTCCTGTTTGACGACGCCGGGACCCGGTATCTCGACTTTTCGGGCAGCGCGGCGGTGAACTTTGTGGGACATGGCGACGCCAACATCGCCCGCGCCATGGCGGAGCAGGCCGCACGCCTGGAATTCGCCCACACCAGCCAGTTCACCACGCCGGTTGCCGAGGAGTTCGCGCGTGAGCTGCTGGATTTTGCCGGCGAAGGTTTTCGCGGCGGCTGCGTGTATTTCACCAGCGGCGGCTCCGAGGCGGTAGAGAGCGCGCTGAAACTGGCGCGGCAATATCAGGTCGAGATCGGCCAGGGACGTCGCGCCGCCATCCTCAGCCGCAAGCAGGCCTACCACGGAGCGACGCTCGGCGCGCTGGCGGTCAGTGGCAACCGGCGGCGCCGCGAGATGTACTTGCCGATGGTGCGGACATTCGAGCAGGTCGCGATCCCATACTGCTATCGCTGCGCATACGCCTGCGCTGATGGTTGCGTGGCTTGCGGCCAGCGCTACGCTGACGAGCTGGCTGGGTTGCTCGCGCGCTCCGGCAACGAAGCAGCCGCCTTCATCTTCGAGCCGGTAAGCGGCGCGACGCTGGGCGCGGCGGTCCCGCCCGCCGGCTACCTGAAGGCCGTTGCCGAGACTTGCGCTCGCCATGGCGTGCTGACCATCGCGGACGAAGTGATGACCGGCATGGGCCGCACCGGACGCAACTTTGCGGTGGAACATTGGGGAGCTGACCTGCGGCCTGACATTCTCGTGACCGCGAAAGGCATCGCCAGCGGCTACGCGCCGCTCGGCGCGGTGCTCGTCACCAGGAAAGTAGTGGATGCGATCGCGCGCGGCTCGGGCGCGTTCGTCCATGGACTCACTTACAACGCGCATCCGGTCGCACTTGCGGCGGGGCGCGCGGTGCTGGGCCGCATCCGGAATGAGCGGCTGGTCCATGCGGCGGATTCCGCCGAGGTACAGACCGCCGGAGCCGTGATGAAGTCCGAGTTACAGCGGCTTGCGGAGCACGCGAGTGTGGGTGACGTTCGCGGCATCGGGCTGCTCTGGGGCGTGGAGTTTGTTGCCGACAAGAAGACGAAGCAGGCTTTTGCTGTGGAGAAGCAATTCGCGGGCCAGGTGGCGGCCGCCGCATTCCGCCGCGGGCTGCTCGTCTATCCCATGCAAGGCTGCGTGGACGGCCTCGCGGGCGATCACCTCTTGCTCGCGCCCCCGGCTGTCATCAGCAACGAGCAGATCGCTTGGGCGGTTGGGCAGTTGTCCGACGCGGTTGTTGAAACTGAGAAGATGGGAAGCTGA